GCAGCCGCCGCACCGTGCCGGTCTCGTCGGTGAACTCGGCGTTGAGCAGATCGGTCATGATGTCGTCGGAGGGGTGATCGCGCCGGTAGTCGATGAACTCGGCGAACACCTCGCCGGTGGCCAGCAGATCGACTTCCTTCTTCTGCAGAGTCGCCTCACCGTGGTCGGTGATCGCCCGCTGCCGATCCTCCGGGATGCCGAGCAGCATGCCGATCACCCGCATCGGCATCTGCTCGCCGAGGTCGTTGACGAAGTCGAACCGGCCCGTACCGACCAGCGGATCCAGGCACCGGGTGGTGAACTCACGGATCTGCGGCTCCAGCGCGGCAACTTTGCGCGGGGTGAACACTCGCGACAGCAGGTTGCGGTGGATGTTGTGGATCGGCGGATCCTCGAAAATCAATGTGCCGGGCGGAATTTCCATGCCGGATTTGATGATCTCCAGCAATGCACCCCGGCCGGAGATGAACGTCTCGTGGTCGATGACCGCCTTGTTGACATCGTCGAACCGGCTCAGCGCGTAGAAGTCCAGATCAGGGTTGTAGTACAGCGGGGCTTCCTCGCGCAGGCGCGCAAACATCGGAAACGGGTTGATGTTCTGCTCGACGTCATAGGGGTCGTAGTGCAGATCCTGAGCGGCACTGACTGTCACCGGATTGTTCCTCCCATGGGCCATCGGTGGGAGCAACAATTGCAGTTCCGTTCAAAAGGTGTCAATGGCATGTCCGGAATGCGTGAGGTTTGCTGACCAAGTGAGAGAACATCGTTCTCATCCCGCTCGCTTACCCGGCGCACATCGAATTTAAAGCACGCGCTTGACTTCGGTCCGGCGTAGCGAGTTGACTGCGTACGCGCACCGGATCGGCGTGCCGACGAGAGGGATTGGGCCGTCATGGGCAACGAATTGGCAGGCAAGATCGCAGTGGTCACCGGCGGTGCATCGGGCCTCGGCGCCGCGATTGTCGAGCGATTTCTGGCCGAGGGCGCCACCGTCGCGTTTGGCGACATCGACGCCGAGCAGGGGCGAGCACTGGCCGATGCGCACGGCGCGAAAGCGCTGTTTCTGCCGACCGATGTTTCCGACACCGAGCAGCTCACACGCCTGATCGACACCGCGGCCGACACGTTCGGCGGCCTCGACGTGATGGTGAACAACGCCGGGATCTCCGGAAAGATGCACCGGAGTTTCCTGGACGACAACCTCGACGACTTCGAGCGGGTGTTGGCCGTCAACCTCAAAGCCGTGATGGCCGGAACCCGAGATGCCGCCCGGCGCATGACGGAACGCGGCGGCTCCATCATCAACCTGACCTCCATCGGCGGAATCCAGGCCGGCGGGGGTGTGATGACCTATCGCGCGTCGAAGGCCGCGGTCATCCACTTCACCAAGTGCGCCGCGATCGAACTGGCCAACTACGAGATCCGGGTGAACTGCCTTGCACCCGGACATATTCGGACGGCCATCGTGTCGAAGTCCGCGCACGGCATGGATCCCGAGCAGGTGGCCAAGTTCGAAGCGGGCATTCGCGCGACCATGCGCGCCGACCGGCCGTTGGAGCGGGAGGGGACCGCCGAGGATGTGGCCGAAGCGATCCTCTACTTCGCAGGCGACCGCTCGCCGTACGTCACCGGCACGGTGTTGCCGGTCGACGGGGGGACTGCAGCGGGCAAGCCGGTGCCGAAGAAGAAAAAGCCGGTCGATTCTTAAATCAATCGCTTGACTTAATTACGATCACGGCGTTGACTGGCGTGCGATGACCACCGCCACCACTCCTTCCGGGAGCACCCGCACCGATCGGGCGAGCCTGACCCGTGAGGCGATCCTCACCGCCGCCGAGCGACTCTTCGCTGAACACGGCGTCTTCGCGGTCTCCAACCGTCAGGTCAGCGAAGCCGCCGGGCAGGGCAACAATGCGGCCGTCGGCTACCACTTCGGCACCAAGACCGACCTGGTCCGCGCGATCGAACACAAGCACGCCGTTCCGGTGGAGAAGCTGCGCGAAGAGCGAATCGCCGCGATGCCCGGCACCGGAATCGGCCTCCGCGACTGGGTCGAATGCCTGGTGCTGCCGCTGACCGATCACCTGACCGAGTTGGGCAACCCCACCTGGTATGCCCGGTTCGCCGCGCAGGTGATGGCCGACCCGGCTTACCAGAAGACCGTCACCCGTGACGCGCTGGCGTTGCCCGCTCTGATCACGGTGGTGGAGGGCATCAACCGATGCCTGCCGGATGTGCCGGGCCATGTGCGGATGGAACGCAACATCATGGCGCGCAACTTGTTGATGCACACCTGCGCCGAATATGAGCGGGCCCTCGCCGAGGACTCGCCGCTGCCTCTGACCAATTGGCGCACAGCCGCTTCCGGACTCGTCGACGCGATCGTCGGACTGTGGCTGGCCCCCGTGACACGACAAGGCTAGTACCACGATGAAGGTCACCGTCGACCAGGACAAGTGCGTTTCCTCCGGCCAATGCGTGCTCAACGCGGCCGAGGTCTTCGATCAGCGTGACTCCGACGGTGTCGTGATGCTGCTCGAAACCAACCCGCCCGCCGATCAGGAAGACAACGCGCGCCGCGCGGCCGCGGCCTGTCCCGCGCAAGCCATCTACGTCGAGGAGTGAAGCATGTCGGACACGTTGACATCTGAGGCGACCGAGGCGGCAGGCGCCGCACCGGAGTACCCGATGGAGCGCGCGGCGCGATGCCCGTTCGCCCCGCCTCCCCAGTTGCTCGAGATGAACGAGACCGCGCCGCTGTCGCGGGTGCGGATCTGGGACGGCAGCACCCCGTGGGTGGTGACCGGCTATGAGGCGGCTCGCGCACTGTTCGCCGACCCGCGAATCAGCGTCGACGACCGGATTTCCGGCTTCCCGCACTGGAATGCGCACATGGAAGCCACGGTGAACAAGCGGCCCCGGTCGGTCTTCACCTCCGATGCCGAGGAGCACACCCGGTTCCGGCGCATGTTGTCCAAGCCGTTCACCTTCCGCCGGGTGGAAACGCTGCGTGCGGTGATCCAACAAGTCACCGACGAGTGCATCGACGAGATACTGGCCGGGCCCAAGCCCGCCGACATGATCAAGAAGCTCGCCTTGCCGGTACCCACGCGGGTGATCAGCGACATGCTCGGCGTGCCCTACGAGGACCACGAGTTCTTTCAGGAACACGCCAACGCCGGGATGGCCCGCAACGCCGCCGCCGACGCCATGCAAAAGGGTGCGATGAGCCTGCACCAGTACCTGATCAACCTGGTGGAGAAGAAGCAGAAAGAGCCCGCCGAGGACGCCATTTCCGATCTCGCCGAACGGGTCACCGCGGGCGAGATCAGCGTGAAGGAGGCCGCCCAGCTGGGTACCGGCCTGCTGATCGCGGGTCACGAGACCACCGCCAACATGATCGGGCTC
This is a stretch of genomic DNA from Mycobacterium sp. ELW1. It encodes these proteins:
- a CDS encoding TetR/AcrR family transcriptional regulator; amino-acid sequence: MTTATTPSGSTRTDRASLTREAILTAAERLFAEHGVFAVSNRQVSEAAGQGNNAAVGYHFGTKTDLVRAIEHKHAVPVEKLREERIAAMPGTGIGLRDWVECLVLPLTDHLTELGNPTWYARFAAQVMADPAYQKTVTRDALALPALITVVEGINRCLPDVPGHVRMERNIMARNLLMHTCAEYERALAEDSPLPLTNWRTAASGLVDAIVGLWLAPVTRQG
- a CDS encoding SDR family oxidoreductase; its protein translation is MGNELAGKIAVVTGGASGLGAAIVERFLAEGATVAFGDIDAEQGRALADAHGAKALFLPTDVSDTEQLTRLIDTAADTFGGLDVMVNNAGISGKMHRSFLDDNLDDFERVLAVNLKAVMAGTRDAARRMTERGGSIINLTSIGGIQAGGGVMTYRASKAAVIHFTKCAAIELANYEIRVNCLAPGHIRTAIVSKSAHGMDPEQVAKFEAGIRATMRADRPLEREGTAEDVAEAILYFAGDRSPYVTGTVLPVDGGTAAGKPVPKKKKPVDS
- a CDS encoding cytochrome P450; this translates as MAHGRNNPVTVSAAQDLHYDPYDVEQNINPFPMFARLREEAPLYYNPDLDFYALSRFDDVNKAVIDHETFISGRGALLEIIKSGMEIPPGTLIFEDPPIHNIHRNLLSRVFTPRKVAALEPQIREFTTRCLDPLVGTGRFDFVNDLGEQMPMRVIGMLLGIPEDRQRAITDHGEATLQKKEVDLLATGEVFAEFIDYRRDHPSDDIMTDLLNAEFTDETGTVRRLHREELLLYLTVIATAGSETTTRLIGWAGKTLAEYPDQRRELAENPALIPQAIEEILRWEPPALQIARYVTRDVEYYGQTVPAGSAMLMLVGAANRDNRRFAPNGDVFDIHRELKSHMTFGAGTHFCMGNALARMEGRIALEEILKRFPTWDVDWSGAQKSQTTAVRGWDAMPTIVP
- a CDS encoding ferredoxin, which translates into the protein MKVTVDQDKCVSSGQCVLNAAEVFDQRDSDGVVMLLETNPPADQEDNARRAAAACPAQAIYVEE
- a CDS encoding cytochrome P450, coding for MSDTLTSEATEAAGAAPEYPMERAARCPFAPPPQLLEMNETAPLSRVRIWDGSTPWVVTGYEAARALFADPRISVDDRISGFPHWNAHMEATVNKRPRSVFTSDAEEHTRFRRMLSKPFTFRRVETLRAVIQQVTDECIDEILAGPKPADMIKKLALPVPTRVISDMLGVPYEDHEFFQEHANAGMARNAAADAMQKGAMSLHQYLINLVEKKQKEPAEDAISDLAERVTAGEISVKEAAQLGTGLLIAGHETTANMIGLGLCALLVNPEQAALLRDSDDPKFIANAVEELMRFLSIIQTGQRRVALEDIEIGGETIKANEGVILDLAPANWDPAMYPDPGKLDLTRDASQQLGFGYGRHQCVGQQLARAEMQIVFPTVLRRIPEMKLAIPFDEVPFAEDRLAYGVYELPVTW